Proteins from a single region of Pirellulales bacterium:
- a CDS encoding response regulator, producing the protein MTRKLLVTDDAMIIREMVKETALAAGWEIAGEAVNGQEAIDLYRELRPDAVTLDMVMPKYDGLHALRGILEFDPEAKIVVVSALEQTAVLKEAFQIGAADFIVKPFDKALLAETLDRIVPATVDAN; encoded by the coding sequence ATGACCAGGAAATTGCTCGTTACTGATGACGCGATGATCATCCGCGAGATGGTCAAGGAAACGGCGCTGGCCGCCGGCTGGGAGATCGCAGGCGAAGCGGTCAACGGCCAAGAGGCGATCGACCTTTACCGCGAGCTGCGGCCCGACGCCGTGACGCTCGACATGGTCATGCCCAAGTACGATGGGCTGCATGCCTTGCGCGGCATTCTCGAGTTCGATCCCGAGGCCAAGATCGTCGTCGTGAGCGCCTTGGAACAAACGGCCGTGTTGAAAGAGGCGTTCCAAATCGGTGCGGCCGACTTCATCGTCAAACCGTTCGACAAGGCCCTGCTGGCCGAGACCCTGGACAGAATCGTGCCCGCCACGGTGGACGCGAACTGA
- a CDS encoding chemotaxis protein CheD has product MLSTATPTSFVPQLNQLVGLGQLVLADAPHRLWAILGSCVGVAIYHPRKRVGVLAHIVLPNSGEQAGLPGRYADSAIPAALRLLEASGANAGGLVAKIAGGAAMFETRGPLQAGQANIAAVRAALETAHIKLLAEHVGETRGRKVIFDLATGILRVEIVGQPILEL; this is encoded by the coding sequence ATGTTGAGCACCGCCACTCCCACATCCTTCGTCCCGCAGTTGAACCAACTGGTCGGTCTCGGCCAACTGGTGCTGGCCGATGCGCCACATCGGCTTTGGGCCATTCTCGGCTCGTGCGTCGGCGTGGCGATCTACCATCCGCGCAAGCGGGTCGGTGTGCTGGCACACATCGTGCTGCCCAACTCGGGAGAACAAGCGGGCCTCCCGGGGCGCTACGCCGATTCCGCCATCCCGGCGGCCCTCCGCCTGCTCGAAGCTTCTGGCGCGAACGCCGGCGGCCTCGTGGCCAAGATCGCCGGCGGCGCGGCCATGTTTGAAACTCGTGGACCGCTACAGGCAGGCCAGGCCAACATCGCCGCCGTCCGCGCGGCCCTGGAAACTGCCCACATCAAGCTCCTTGCCGAACACGTGGGCGAGACCAGAGGCCGTAAGGTGATCTTTGATCTCGCCACCGGCATTCTCCGGGTGGAGATTGTCGGTCAACCAATCCTTGAACTCTGA
- a CDS encoding chemotaxis protein, producing the protein MNDVRRLENCHLELLQQLLVAATHEASAAMCRWTNGLITLSLDEVRELPLESVCTELNLGDEFLTMVVLSLPGEIGGELILTFDEHNGRQLAATLLNRPAQSDGPWSPIEQSALCETGNILGCAYLNALQRLITSELVPSPPYFIQDYGASVLEQALMMQAVGTDKALICRTIFRRDGAELNWNVFFIPTHALRKQLEDALHAVS; encoded by the coding sequence ATGAACGACGTTCGCCGTCTCGAGAACTGCCATCTGGAGCTGCTGCAGCAGTTGCTGGTGGCCGCCACACACGAGGCATCGGCCGCGATGTGCCGGTGGACCAACGGCCTGATCACGCTGTCGCTCGACGAGGTGCGCGAACTGCCGCTCGAGAGCGTCTGCACCGAATTGAACCTGGGCGACGAGTTTCTCACGATGGTCGTGCTCAGCCTGCCCGGCGAAATCGGCGGCGAGCTGATCCTGACCTTCGACGAACACAATGGCCGCCAACTGGCGGCGACGCTGCTCAACCGCCCGGCGCAATCCGACGGACCTTGGTCGCCCATCGAACAATCGGCCCTCTGCGAGACGGGCAACATTCTGGGCTGCGCCTATCTGAATGCACTCCAGCGGCTGATTACTTCGGAACTGGTGCCTTCGCCGCCCTATTTCATCCAGGACTACGGCGCCAGCGTGCTCGAGCAAGCGCTGATGATGCAGGCCGTCGGCACGGACAAGGCGCTGATCTGCCGGACGATTTTCCGCCGCGATGGCGCCGAGTTGAACTGGAACGTGTTTTTCATTCCCACGCACGCGCTGCGCAAGCAATTGGAAGACGCGTTGCACGCCGTCAGTTGA